The sequence GATTTCCTagtcttattaaaataataaaaatgccAAATCTTTTCGTATAAGTAACGATAGGTACGAAATTAGGTACGTAAAGcctttagagttgagttttttGCTAGATACGAGAGGATCAAAAACATAGCTATATCCAAAAAGATGATCGGAAGAGATGCTGCTTCGATTCCCAACGTTGACTTACCATCTACAACGGCGGGATCACGAGTTTCAGCATCGTTGCCATACCGACGGAAAGGTCTTGTTAACGCCCGACAGGGAGATGTTTTCTACGGCGAAGATGACGTGGCAGATTTGATGTTTAGAGAAGACGAAGTGGAACAAGACTCGGTGATGAGAGCTTACAGAAGTGACGAAGCTATGAGATCTATTCAAGATACGAGAAgacgagaaagaagaagaagcttcttTTGCTTTGAATGTTTCGACTTTCTCATGCTTGTTTTCTCTAGAAATAGGAACTAATTAACATACATCTTGTAAATTCTACTAGTCTTTTCTTGTTAGCTTTTTAATTCAtccaaatttaattaaaaaccaaaaaaagttcttttaaattgattgataattTGATGATATGAACGACAAGAGTTTTTGTTACtgttattttataacaacaGAACATTGCAAATACATATGTGCGTTCAACGTTGACTAGAAATTTGAAACCAGAGGTAGATTTTACAACAGGTTACAAATACCTTAAGTGGTTCTCTTTGGCGTCGACTTGTGAGCTTCGTTTGTTTTATTTGCTTACTTCTTTCTTTCATACCTTCTCTTGATCATGTTGGTTTATCTCTTCGTTTTATTTTTCGTCCTCTGGTTTGTATTGATTTCATTATGTGGGTTTGTGCTTTTCTCTTGTTTTGGAGGATTTGGTCTTGCCGGTATCCAAAAACGAATTACCCAAAATTACATGAATTGCCAAAAATATCCATGATTGTCCGAATTTTATTATCAGAGATTATCCGTATATTTTCATTTGGTATATCCAAAACTACCTGTGTTACTTGATATTTTCATCCGAGGAGAATTTTAATCTGAAATAATCGGAAGTGCTCTATATTCTTACACGAACTATCTACAATACATGAGGAAGAgattttttatcttaaatagtcagaattactttatattttcttcCGAACATCCGAAGTTCCGAACAATCCAAAAAGGAAGGGGAGTGTCTTTCCAAGAAGGTGATTTTGATGTCTACATGACATCTTTGAATAATCTCGACTTTTTCCTACGCGAAATACCATTATAAAACTTTTACCATGCGACTTTTCCTAACGAGCTCTATTGTTTTATAGGTCTATCTTCATCATCGTCTACTTCATCTATTGAACTTCCAGATGTGCTAGCCCCATCAATATAGGTTATCGCATCTATatatttgaatggatttgtttttaaagaatatttttcatgattttttttagaatgaTGCATTCATTGATTCCATGATGGTATTGATGTGAATGTAcgatatattatttactgaaaAACGATAAGCATTTGTGTTTTATACATATCCAATTAAGATACAATTCATGGTTTTAGATACAATTCTGAGGTATTTATTCAAGAGTACAATAGTTTttcaaatctcatatggtatatACTGTCTGTTAGCTTGAGTGGTAGTTTGTATAGGATATATTTTGTGGTAAGCAGTGGTGAGTAGTGCTTTCCCAGTCACCCCTTCCTATATTCCGATCAATCCtaatttatccaaaaaaaattccCAATAAAACATCAATCTTATAAGAATCAGCtggtcaaattcaaaattaattacaaatttataGTTACTCATTAGAGTACCAAGTATCATATTCTTGTTCCTGTTTGAAGTCATCTTCAACATGATTTTTCCAATACATTCACCCTTAGATTGTGACAAGTTTCCCATATCTTTAGTTGATCACATTTCTTGCACTTCTAATATGTATGAAAATTTCTTTTCAGTGCAAATGTATGTAGTGGCAATGTGGCATGTATTGTACCACCACTCTTTAGGGGTTTTCTTCAACCATATTAGTTTATGTGACTATAACACATAACTCAGCTTCAATCGGATTTGCTTGATTTTCATTCATAGTCTTCTTATGACATTCTAAAAGATTTATGATCCGACTTGCCACAACTTTTATACTTTCCAGTTGATTTATTCTTCATGGAAACTCAGCGCCAGTCCAACTATATTGGAGCTCTCATTCTGTGTGATTAAATATacttagttttaaaaaaattggacaaGGCTTGGACTAGGCGGCGGCTTCTAATGACTTCATAGCGGACCGGTCCTGTGGAAACAAACTTAAATTTAGTGAAACCTTGATGAACAAATTTAATAGGTCCAACTTTATTAGGTCTTGCCTTTCTTTTTCCCTTATTTTAGTACTCAACCACATTCACATTATGAATGTGAATTGATCCTTCTTTCTCGAGTTTCAGTGACTCATTTTATAGCCTGATGATCATGTTTACCAAAGGCTTGTAAGAAACATGGTTTTGAAGTATGCTAAACTTGCTAAACGTAGTTTCATGTTTCAGTTGTTGCTAAAAAAAGAAGTTTCCATGTTTCAATTGAAGAAGGTAATcaattcatatatttttcttcaatTTCAATAGCTATGCTTTAATCTACTAATTATTGTTTTGATTACAGCCCAATGCTGATGTTTCATGTAGTATTTGGTTtactttttttcaattttatattcgCAGAACCAGGCCTCAAACTATTGGGGTGAAACATTTGAATGGGTTCCATTTATATAACGGAttccaatattaaaaaactgtttttaaatattaatttatagaaattcaATGTTTTGACATAAtacatatgaaaatatataaatttttatatattacttaaagATAGATAAACTGTTTCcttaaataattttatcttgTTTGTATATAAGTTTATTGGGGGGCCCAATAATACCAGTCCCGACTCTGTATATTCGTGGACCATTTCCATGTCTTTGTTAATCTTCCATGTGATTTTATTTGTATCTTAAAActcaattaaaattatttttatatatgaatttgAGGGTGAAGATATGTTGATTATTGAATATGATGAAGATACAATCGTGATGAAAAGGAatgtttgattaaaaataaattggatTACAAAACAGTATAGTATTGGTGCAAGAGGTCAAAATCCCCTCCTTTATAGCTGATTTTCGTCTGTGTATATATGCACGGGGTAACGCACTTCGGTCGATATAATTCTTtagtttaaaagaaaataagtatatattgcTTAAAATAGCATTAGTTAATTTCttaaaagtaatattttttgaaagaattctTTATCTAAGATTCTGAACAGAAATCACAACAAATAGTTATACAAGAAATTGATTAGTATGTACATCACTACATCTGATGTAAGAAAACATTGATTAGTACACCTCCTAGACGAGGTCATAGCTAATATATATCTGGACATTTGTTTCTTCTGATCACTTCTTTAAAAAGCAATAGTGGAATTAAAGAATTTGTTTTTGGGAGCAATCGAAGTATTTAGGCTTTAGTCTAATGTTCAATTGGATCAAATACATCTTGAAccattatattaaatataccATATTTTCATGCAAATTGAATTATGATAAACGAATTTGtgtgaatgaaaaaaaattcattttgacaaaaatatatatgaataaagctaggtttgtaattttgttttgacaaaaacatatatgaataaAGCTAggtttgtaattttgttttgaCGAAAAAATGAAACTTACTTGTTTcgtcaataaaaaaaagaaacttacataaaacaatattttcccTTTATTGAATATAAATCAATGATTATGACATGTATCAAATCAGATACAGTACGAAAATCTGATTTCAGCTCTAGACCTCTAGGAGTAGGCAATAACGGAATGATAATCGCACGCGCGCGTGGGATTAAGTTGAGcccagaaaaaaaatattgaagctagaaaataagttttatatcaTTTCAACAAATTAATGATAAAgaatttagtgttgttttttttgcttaacGAATTTAGTGTTGTATCGAAAAAACGAATTTGTCATATCAACAAAATATACGTGAATAAAGTTAGGTCTGTAATTTGGATTTGCCAaaacaaaacttatataaatctacaatatttcttttGCGAAATAGTAAATCAATGATTATGGATACATATGTACGAAATCAAATAGAAAGATTTTGAAATTCTCAAGTGTAGTTAGTCGGTCCTCGCTGTAGACTCTAGTAGTAGGCTCAGTAGGCAAATAACGGAATGAGAACCGCAGGCGCGTGCGTAACACCTCAAAACCACACGGAAACACAAAGTTATTATCAGGTACAGTCGAGTCCACATTCCCTCATGTTTTACCACCGTCAAATATCTCACAAATTCCAAAAGTAACACGTGGCACCAATCCGTCGCCTCACTGCACATGCCAATATTTTCTCTACCTTGTGAACGAGCACAGACAAATAAATCGCCGCGAAGGAGCACAGTTACATAGTAACAGGCGGTTTGAGGGTAAAAATGTCAATTAAGCTCAACTTGCAGCGCAGGCAAAAGACTCACGTGACATGCCACACGCATATCAGGCACACACACCACActctccctttctctctctatatatgtaGATTTTAACGAAAGCGACATTTCGaagctttttttcttttcttttccgtTTTCGTCCTTCCTCAGCAGAGAAAAAGCTCTATTTTTTTTCCggtgagaaaaataaaattattcgtTTGTTTCCGATTCTCTCTACCAACTCGTTCATGTTCACTGAATCAGATTTACATTTTCCAGGGAAATCGAACGGAAGAAGGAGCAGAAGATCATGATTGtaagctttctctctctttatttaatgaacccaaacaaataaaaaattgtctCTTTCTCATGACGATCGAAAtaaaatcatcatcatcgtcgttGGTCTAGTGACGTTGACAGTGTTTCCTTACTGTCTCCCACGCGCGCACCTGATAGCGCGTGTGTGTTTATTGTTATTAGTCAGCTTTATTATATTCTCCAGGCATCATCAACTGATTTTCCTcggcaattaaaaaaaaaaaaagttaaacctcTGAGTGTGTGTTTGTACGTACACTCGTGTGCAGGAAACGATGTTCGTGAAAAGGTATCCGATCAGAGGAGCCTCCGCCGCTAAAAACCCTTCGCCGCCACCGCCATCGCATATAAGAGTGGGATCTTACTACGAAATCGATTCCTCCGTCCTCCCACTGAGATCATCGACGCCGGAGCAGCTCAAATCCATCAGAATCGTCATGGTAGTAAAACCTCACGTTGTTTCCTTCTCTCCTCACGTTTTCTCAAAgactgatttatttattttattttttatttttgctcaGGTGAATAAAGTCACGGGACGTCACGTGACTCTCCGTTACCCGAGCATGTACTCTCTCAGATCGTATTTCGATTTCGCCGGACTAAACCGGACTAAACCGGAGAATAAGAATAAGAATAATAAGAGTGGTGGTGGTAGTCTTCTTCCGGTTCTGGACGAGGGGTATGTGACGACGGCGGATCTAGCCGGAGACTTGCTCTACAGAAGAATCCCACCTCACGAGGTTTCTCTGAGTAGAAAGTCCTGGAGTTTCTGGGTTTCCGACGATTCTCATCCGGCGAAGGCTAGACTCTACCGCGCGATTTCGCCTGAGGGAAAGTGCTGGTCTGAGCTGAGATCGAGAGGGATGATCAAGTGGGGGAAGAGGTTGCGCGTCCGTTACCAGAGCCGCCATATTGactataacaacaacaacaagagttGTAGTAGACTCAAGGAGGAAGATGATGTCACTGGTAAGAGGAAGGTGAGTGAATCCAAGGCTGAGACTCTCGCTAAGAGGGCTAAGGTGTTTGATCAGAAGATGGAAAACCAAATCGTGGTTTATAAGAGGGATGAGATTGAAAGCAGTGATCTTCGAGCTGAGAAGAGAAGATTCAACGTATCTGAGcagaagaaggagaatcagaTTGTGGTTTATACGAGGAGATCAGAGAAGAGCTTTATTGACAGATGGTCTGTTGAGAGGTAAAGAAAAGAGCATATCTTTAATCATCTTTGAGTTGTTGGATtcgtctgattttttttttaatgttgaaGGTACAAACTTGCTGAGAAGAACATGTTGAAAGTGATGAAGGAGAAGAACGCAGTGTTTGGTAACTCCATGCTCAGGGCAGAGTTGAGGGCAGaagcaaggaagctgattggggACACGGGTCTTTTAGATCATCTGCTTAAGCACATGGCGGGGAAGGTGGCTCCTGGAGGTCAAGACCGGTTTAGGAGAAAACACAATGCAGATGGAGCTATGGAGTATTGGTTGGAGAGTTCTGATTTGGTTAACTTAAGGAAAGAAGCTGGAGTCGAAGATCCTTATTGGACACCTCCACTTGGTTGGAAGATTGGTGATAGTCCTACTCAAGATCCTGTCTGCGCTGGTGAAATCCGTGACATCAGAGAAGAATTAGCTTCCCTGAAAAGGTACAAGTCCAACTTATTGGCTTGGTTATATATGATTATAGCAACTGTCGCTTATGTCTGTCTTGTTGTTGAACAGAGAGATGGAGAAACTCGCGTCAAAgaaagaggaggaggagcttGCTATCATGACTACACCTAAATCTTGTGTTACTAGTCAGAACGTGGACCATGATAGCATGATGACTCCAGCAAAGGTAAAGAACTCAATTCATTTCTATCTTGTGATACTACTGTCTTTTGAACATTTCTGCTGCTTCGTCTCAGGAAATGTACGCTGATCTGCTgaagaagaaatccaaaattgaGGACCAGCTAGTGGTAATTGCAGAAACCTTGCGCAAAATGGAGGTAAATATATCCCAAGATTGAGTTTCCAAACACAAACACTCTTCTGGCTAGTTGTATATGAACTTACTCAAAAGTGAAACCTTCTATATTTGCTATGATGTAGTAACTATTAAGTTGTCAAAACAAACATACGCCTAATATGTAGCAATAAACCTAATTTAAAAAAGGGTCCATTTGGTGTATGTACGTGATCAAAGATATGCCACTTTGCTGATGAAACATTTGTGTGTTTGATGGATGCAAATATTGCAGGAAGACATGGGATGGCTTAAGAAAACAGTGGACGAGAACTGTCCTAGGATGCCAGACTCAACGGAGATGCCTTTTCTACTAGAGGATTCACCAATGTTTAAGACACAAGAAGGAGAAGTGAAGGAAAATCAAATCACGGAGTCACCTCAAAAAGCTAGGAAAGATAGTCGACAAGGAGAACCATCACTTATACACAACACTGGTTTCAGAATCTGCAGGCCTGTGGCGAGTTTCTCCTGGCCTAAACTGCCTGCCCTTGTTGCTGCAACTGATACTGATGAGTTTGCTTCTTCGCCGAGTCACCGACCATCTCCCGTCCTGCCTTTTCCATTCACCCTTCGTTCCCCAGAAACTCCAACAAATCTCTTTGACCTTTAAAGCTGTCATCAGTCTTGCGATCTTACTTGCCCTACAAGTAAGCTCTCAATGGTAAACCACAAGCGAGCAGGTTTTTACAACTATCAGTTATTATAGAATTTAAGGTACGGATAATAAGAGAAGGGACCCTTATTCTTATGGGAGCAATAATTGgggattttgatttatttttcctCTTTACTTTATGTCTCATAGAGGGATGTCTTGAATGGACTTATATATCATAGgaaaatattttgaagattGAAACACTGGGACCAAATGATTCTGTCTTACTGAACCATTTCTATTATTGATACGGTTATATACTTATTCAATTCGCAaggctttttattttaaaactcatttcttgcaaaattgattttgataatCTACCACGCAGATTAGTTATGTCCCCATTGAACTGTAGAAATAATAGTTTGAGAATGTTGTACTGATCCGGTCCGATTCTGTTCTTTGGGTCAACGATAATACGGACCTCTTAGATTCAGCCGTGGTAGCTGTTTAACTTAcagtttaaaattttggtatttcggATGGGTTCTCCGGTTATAATTTTCGGTTCAcaaagttcaatttttttttataataatagaagttggaaaaaaattagaaatgtgttatgcttccaaaaggTAAATTTGTTCTAACAGAGGAATATCGTAGAAGAATATAGAAAAATACTGAAAAGAAGCCtcaaaataaacattatatatctcAAATTAAGAGGCAcattttatgtgtgtttgctaAGAGCCTTGCTTAGAGCTTTTACTCCCATAGGcacaacaaaataattaaatgtttcaatatgttaaaatatagaaataaatttttttaaagaaattaatttattaattattattttttgacaaaGGGTTCACTGTTTACAAAAGCAAATAGAGAAAAAgaactaatataaaaatattatgtataattaaaatatttaagtacATAAAAGGAATAAAAATCGACTGCCAAATAAAaatttacgaaaaataaatttcaatgcaattagttaaatataaacaaatgtgtaagtgttgaccaaaaaaaaaaaatttaaatgtgtAAGTAAATAcagagaaataaaatttaatgttgtTAGAAGAGCATATAtgttagttttgatttttgtgaCAATAATTGTAAGGAAAAGAACTTTAGAACATATGAGAAAGCATTTGTAAACATGTCCTTAAGTTTTGTTTGTGATCAAATAATTAAGTGCCCTAAAATCACTCTTGTCGCTTGTGTTACCGTGTACATGAAATTTGCAAGCACTTTACTTGTATAAGGAACCATAAAGTATTGATTCAGTGCCATTTTCTTTGTCTGATTCAATCTTTGGACTGAAAAGACCATCTTGAAATTGTCAAAATCACATTGTAGTTAGTACAACAATATTTTGAGCAAGGGTTAGAGTGTGCATGTACCAAACTTCATGTCCAAATAAGCTTTGTATCACATTTTTAATATCAGATATGAATACAACCTTTTAAGCCAAAGTTCCTAAACATTTTTCTTAATGCCCTCAGAGTCGATCCTGAGATTTATAAAGTAAGATgcggtaaaaaaaaatttggccctatataattttataaacaattttatcgaaaaatttttaattttaattttaattgtaaaattaatgttaaaacaaaaatttaataaacagaaatataattgaaaaaaccaaaaaataaaataaaatggataTTTTTTCGTGTTATCAAAAGGGGAggtttaattgttttattttgaatgacTTTTGTTAATCAATATTGATTGTTGCTTTTCCcttcttataatattacaaaatatggAAAGTGTGATTTGCTTCTATGATTCTGTAATTTCTATTGCTTTTTCTagtaatttgattttaaaaaataacgaaaaacaatgaaaatttgCACTTTGATCTCAGGTGCCTAAGCCAATATTCAATAACTTTAAACCAACTTAACCAGCTaatctttttgttaattgcATTCTGAAATGATTACAAAT is a genomic window of Brassica napus cultivar Da-Ae chromosome A2, Da-Ae, whole genome shotgun sequence containing:
- the LOC106413138 gene encoding uncharacterized protein LOC106413138 gives rise to the protein MIGRDAASIPNVDLPSTTAGSRVSASLPYRRKGLVNARQGDVFYGEDDVADLMFREDEVEQDSVMRAYRSDEAMRSIQDTRRRERRRSFFCFECFDFLMLVFSRNRN
- the LOC106411916 gene encoding protein DYAD, with the protein product MIETMFVKRYPIRGASAAKNPSPPPPSHIRVGSYYEIDSSVLPLRSSTPEQLKSIRIVMVNKVTGRHVTLRYPSMYSLRSYFDFAGLNRTKPENKNKNNKSGGGSLLPVLDEGYVTTADLAGDLLYRRIPPHEVSLSRKSWSFWVSDDSHPAKARLYRAISPEGKCWSELRSRGMIKWGKRLRVRYQSRHIDYNNNNKSCSRLKEEDDVTGKRKVSESKAETLAKRAKVFDQKMENQIVVYKRDEIESSDLRAEKRRFNVSEQKKENQIVVYTRRSEKSFIDRWSVERYKLAEKNMLKVMKEKNAVFGNSMLRAELRAEARKLIGDTGLLDHLLKHMAGKVAPGGQDRFRRKHNADGAMEYWLESSDLVNLRKEAGVEDPYWTPPLGWKIGDSPTQDPVCAGEIRDIREELASLKREMEKLASKKEEEELAIMTTPKSCVTSQNVDHDSMMTPAKEMYADLLKKKSKIEDQLVVIAETLRKMEEDMGWLKKTVDENCPRMPDSTEMPFLLEDSPMFKTQEGEVKENQITESPQKARKDSRQGEPSLIHNTGFRICRPVASFSWPKLPALVAATDTDEFASSPSHRPSPVLPFPFTLRSPETPTNLFDL